A segment of the Granulicella aggregans genome:
GATCGACTCATAGCAGACAAACGCCGCATAAGTGTGTCCGCCAATCTGATAGACCGTCCGCTGCGTCCCCCGGTCCATATCGCCCACTCCGGCAGTCAGCTTATGGGCAAATCCCAGTAGACTCTTGAACGGAATATATTCGCCAAACGGCACCAGGTGGATCTTGTCGTACCGCGAGATTCCCGCGTCGTTCGGCCGGAAGAATGCCGCTGAGTCATAGAGAAGATAAGGCCGCCCATTCGCCGGATCAGGATTCGGCGCGATTCCCAGGCTGCCGATAATCAGCAGCGACTTACTCGAATCCGCCAGCCGATGCATCGCTTCCAGAAACTCCGGTTCCGTCGTATAGAACTCCGAGGGAGCCTCCGGCCACACGATCAAATCCGTCTTCGGCGTCCACGTCTGCGTCTGGTCTTGGGCCTCGGGAACCTCTTGCGCGTCCATCCCTCCGCGGTGCAGGATCACCACCTCGGGCGTCCCGGCCATCTCCGGGATCCCTGCCAGAAACGTCGGCGAAGGATGCGTACTCAAGTGCGAAAACGACTCCAACTTCTGCCCGATACTTTCGGGCAGCCCCTTCTGCTCCGCCCCCACAGAAAGGTTCTCCTGCACCAGCGTCGCCGCTCCGGTTGGCGGACTTAGCTTCACCTCCGGCAAAGCATGGACCCCAACGACATAACCGACACATAGAGCCACCGCCGCAACAGCCAAAGCCGGCCGCATCATCCTGCGCCCCTGGACCTTCACTCGCAGCAGCCACAACGTATTCACCAGCGCAACCACAAACGAAAGCCCATAGACTCCAGTAACCGGAGCCAGCCTCGACAGCAGAGGGTTGTCCACCTGCGTCATCCCCAGCAGGTCCCACGGAAACGACGTAATCCTCGCCCGGGCCAGCTCGACCGCAACCCAGGCAAACGGCACCAGCAACAGCACAGCGTTCCGCCCGAATCCAGCCCGCCGCAACCCTCCCACCACCGCCCCAAACAGAGCATGGTAAAGCCCAAGGTACAGCGCAAAGAGGACCAAGATCCCCAGCGCCACCGGCTTCGGCAACCCGCCGTAGAGATACATTGTCTGGTAGATCCAGTAACAATTCCCCGCATACCAGATCACCCCGCTCAGGTAGCCGAGGAGCGCACTCTGCCACGGCGAAAGCCGCTCTCCACGCCGGTCGTCAGCCAGCAGCGCATACAACAGTGGCAATAACCCTATCCAGGCGAACGCAGTACGCCAAAGTGGGATTGGCCCAGCTATTGGAAAAGGCAGAATCTGGAGTAGACCGGAAAGCGCCGCAAGCGCCCAGCTTCGCATAGCAATGGATCGCATCGAGTTCTAACTTACCACCGGGAAATTGACTGGAGTTACAATCGGTGTACATGGATCCGCTTATCCACATCGTCTCGAAGATTCTCGTCCCGCTCTTTTTCTTCGGACTCCTGGGATCGGCCGTCGTTGTTCTCATCAGTTTCTTCGAAGATTTGACAGAACTGATCGGCGAAGAGGAATAGTCTTGAAGCTACCGATTCCTCGCAGAGTTTCTTTCGTATTCGGCGCGACAGCGCGTTTTACGGATCCCGCATAGTCCATGAAGACCAGCCCGCCAGCCCGGCAAAACTCCTCCCAAACTGTAAACCGCCCGCCCTCAGGCCGCATTCGCCTTGTCGTCGCATCCTCCGTGATGCTGACATTCATCTCCTTCTGGCGCGCCGCAGCCATCGTTCTCAACGACCTCGGCTCCTCCGCCTTCTACGCCGGTGGCATCGCCGAAGAGGCGGTCGGGAAGTCCGCTCCCTGGTTCATCCTCGGCGTCATGCTCTTCAGCTTCGCCGTCCGCGCCGTCTACGTCGAAAGCTGCAGCATGTTCACCCGCGGCGGCGTCTATCGCATCGTGAAGGAGGCCCTCGGCGGCACCTTCGCCAAGCTCAGCGTCTCCGCGCTGATGTTCGACTACATCCTCACCGGCCCTATCTCCGGTGTCTCCGCCGGCCAGTACATCGTCGGTCTTCTCAATGAGCTGCTGCGGCTTGGCTCCAATCACCATTGGATCCACGGTGCCTTCACCCACACCAGCGGCGTCGCTCGCCAACTCCCCGTGGACGGCACCTCCGCCGTCTTCGCGGGACTCGTCACCGTCTACTTCTGGTGGCAGAACATCAAGGGCATCGAAGAGTCGAGCGACAAGGCCCTCAAGGTCATGAAGATCACCACCGTCATGGTGGTCCTGCTTCTCTCCTGGGGCTTCTTCACCGTCCTGCGCACCGGAGCTCATCTACCTCCGCTACCTGTCCCGGCAAATCTGCACTTCTCAAACGACGCCCTCGGCTTCCTCAAGAACACCAGCTTCGCCAAGACCCTCGGCCTCTTCGGCGTCATCATGGCCTTCGGCCACTCCGTGCTTGCCATGAGCGGCGAAGAGTCCCTCGCCCAGGTCAACCGAGAGATCGAGCACCCCAAGCTCAAGAACCTCAAGCGTGCCGCCATCGTCATCGCCATCTATAGCTTCATCTTCACCGGCATCGGCTCGCTCCTTGCGGTCATGATTATCCCCGACGCCGTCCGCGTCTCGGTCTATCGCGACAACCTCATCGCCGGCATGGCGATGTTCATGGTTGGCCCGCTCGCTGCTCGCATCGCCTTCCGCATCTTCGTCGTCATCGTAGGCTTCCTCATCCTCGGCGGAGCGGTAAACACCGCCATCGTCGGCTCAACCGGCGTCCTCATGCGTGTCGCTGAAGACGGTGTCCTGTCCGACTGGTTCCGCAAGCCGCAGCACAAATTCGGCACCAGCTATCGCATCGTCAATCTCGTCGTCCTGCTGCAGCTCTTCACCATCCTCGTCACCCGCGGCAACGTCATCATGCTCGGCGAGGCCTACGCCTTCGGCGTCATCTGGAGCTTCACCTTCAACTCGCTCGCCATGCTGGTACTTCGCTTCAAATACCACGGCGAGCGTGGCTGGAAGGTTCCCGTAAATATCAAGGTGGGCAAGACCGAAATTCCGCTCGGACTTCTCTCCGTATTTCTGGTTCTTCTCACCACCGCAATCGTCAATCTGTTTACTAAATCGGTCGCGACCGTCAGCGGAGTCTTATTCGCCGCAACCTTCTTCGTCATCTTCTCGCTCTCCGAACGCGACAATAAGAGACGTCACGATGTCGCCACGCGGCAGATGAAGGAACACTTCCAGCTTGAGCACCGCGACGACATCGGCACCGAAGCTCTCGACATCCGCCCCGGTGCAGTCATCGTCTCCATGCGCGACGCCGGTGCTCCTTTCGCTCTCAAGTGGGCGCTATCCCGCACGAATACCGACGAGCAGGATCTAGTCGTTTTAGCTGCGCGCATGATGGGCGCAGGCGGCCCGGATTATCTGAGCCCTGACGATCAGCTCTTTAGCGAACACGAGCAGATGCTCTTCACCAAGGCCGTCTCCGTCGCCGAAAGCTTTGGCAAACATATCTCGCTCCTCGTCGTTCCCGCCGGAGATATCTTCGCGGCGCTCGTCCAGACCGCGAAGTCGCTCGAAGCGGGTGCCGTGGTCTGCGGGCTCTCTTCTAAGCTGACCGCGCAGGAACAGGCCTATCACACAGGGCAGGCGTGGGAGCAACTCCCCGAGCCCAAGCGGCAGTTCACCTTTTACGTCGTCAAGCCCGAAGGCGAGGCTATCAGCTTCCACATTGGCCCACACGCTCCAGCCATTGAACAGCGCGAAGTCCAGTTGGTCCATCGTCTCTGGCTAAGCTTGCGTAAGTCGCCTGAGATGCATGACCTGCATCACAGCGATGTCATGACCTATGCGTTAAGCCGCATGGCCAGAGAGTTTTCGCGCGACCGTGAAGGCACGCTTCGCGACCTTCGTCGATCGATTGAGGAACATAGCAGGTTCCAGCGGCTTGGGGATGTACGCTTCGAGATATTCGACAACCACGATAAGGATTTGATCAAAGCGCCCAGCGAAACTGAAGAAGCCATCGAAGAGAGCGACGTGGATGGCTTTGAAGCGGATGCGATTATTCCCGTATCGAAAGAATAATCCGTGTACTTCTTAGCACCTTTTCCACTTGACAATTGCAAACCTAACTATATTTCTGTATCTTCTTTCAAAGAAGTCGCGATACTTAGCTCTTTGCTGGATAACTTGCGAGACGCGATTTTTTAGGAGGCGTCAAGTGGATGTAAGTCTGATTCTTGCGGAAATTGATTCTCAGATCGCGAAGCTGCAGCAGGCACGCGATATCATCTCTGGAACATCATCGGCTCCCGCACCAGTAAAGACCGGGGCGAAGCGTGGGCGGCCGAAGGGCAGCAAGAACGCCACCACAAAGATCGTTGCAACAGCGCCGCTCAAGGCGACTGCCAAGACGACGAAGCGCAAGCTAAGCCCTGAAGGGCGCAAGGCCATCGCCGACGCCATGAAGAAGCGTTGGGCTGAGCGCAAGAAACTCGCATCAAAATAACTTTCCCCATAAAAGTATCCGGCCCGCAAATCAGGCCGTTACCCACACAGCGCGATCGAGAAAAAAGGCGCCCGGATCTCTCCAGGTGCCTTTCCGCTTTAACGCCGTACATCGCTACGTCACTACTTAACGAGTCGCCAGCACTTCGCTCAAATTATCTTTCGCCAGAAAAAATCGATATCCGCTGAACGCATGCAGCAGCTTTTCAATCTGCCGATTGTTATACACATGCAGGATAGGATGGGCCCCGGTGCGCTGAATATCGATCGCATCGGTCGGTGTCAGGTGATAACGCGAGAATCTCACCTCGCCCGCATTCACTTTGGAGTGAAAGAACCCCAGCAGCACACCGCCCGGCAGCATGACCTCATGGATTCGATCGATCACCGGCGCAAGCAGCGGCGCAGGCAGATAATCCGCGGTATCCCAGAACGTGACCACATCGAACATCCGCCCCGCAAAGTCCAGGTTGGACTTCACGAACCGCTCCACATCGAAGTGCTTCGCTTCGCTATCCTCGCCAGCGACCATGTATTCAGGCTTCGCCGCTTCGTCAACAAGGTTCGCCATGTAGATGCTGTGGCCAAGGCTCGTAATGTAATTGATGTTGATCGCCGAAGTAGGCCCGATATCGAGGATCCGCAGTCCTTCATTCGTCGCAAGATGCTTCTGCAACTGCGCCCATCCGCTCGACTTGCGCGACTCTCGAGCGGCTTCCTCGCGTTCGCTGGTGGAACCGTGATTGCCAAAGAAATTCAGCATGGGGATCTGTCCACAGTCTAGAGCCGCACACGCCGCTGGTCTAGTAGCACTCTAGTGCCAGACCCGGCTAGACCTTCCCTTCGCCGAACAAGGGCGCGTCCGTCACGGCAGGCGCCTTCGCCGCAGCTCCACCAGGAGTGGCCGTTCCCACATCCACGCGCCCACGAATCGAAGCCTTCTCTTCGATCGACAGGCGCGAAGTCAGAATATCGCCCGTGACCTCGGCGGTCTGCCTCAGGTCCACTCGCCCCGATGCCTTGATGTTCCCTTCGACTCGTCCGTACACCACGATGTCCCGAACCTCCAGGTCCGCGACGATATGCGCGTTTGGCCCCACTGTCAGCCGGTTTCCCGCCAGCGTCAGCGTTCCCTGCACCGACCCATCCAGGTAAAGATCTTCTCCGCCCGTAATCTCGCCGTGGATCGTTACCGAACGCCCAATCACCGTGGTCGCTTCTGCTGGCTTCATGCTTATGGAGTCTCCCTTGGCTTTCTCGTGTTAGCCCGAACTATACCCAAGCCATCCCCAACCTGCAAACCGCAACCTTGTTCGCTGCAAGAACGTCTTACCTCATGCGATCCTTGCATCATCGCTCAAAGGCGCTCGCCTATTCCCAAGAGGTGTCGTATCTCAACCCGAAACAAATCTATGCGCTTCGCCTCGCTCACCCTCTGCGTTGCAATGTCACCGCTTCTGCCGGCCCAGCACACTTCTTTCGTCTCCGCCCCCGCAAAGTCATGGGCAGTCGACGCCGCCGCCAAAGAGATCGACATCATCAACCACTCCGGCTCCTACATCCGCTATCGTCAGCGCGCCATCGACGACAAAGGCGACGAGCTCCGCGATGTCATCGAGTCAAAAGACGGCGCAGTAGCCCGCCTGATCATGCGCGACAATCGCCCGCTCACGCCCGAAGAGGACCAGGCAGAGCGCGACCGCCTCACCGCCCTGCTCGATCATCCCTCCGAGTACGCGCGTCACGTCAAGAACGAGAACAGCTCCAAGAAGATGGCCATCGACATGATCAAGATCATGCCGAATGCGATGATCTTCACCTATGCCCCGGACCAGACGCCCAGCCCCGAGAGCTCCGCGCCCCAGGTCGTCATCGACTACGCACCCGACCCCGCGTTCAATCCGCCCAACACCACCAGCGAAGCCCTTACCGGCCTTCGCGGCCGCATCTGGATCGACGCCAACGCAAAGACCATCGTCCACATGACCGGTGAAATCTTCCGGCCCGTAAACTTCGGCTGGGGCGTCCTTGCCCACATTTATCCGGGTGGCAAGCTCGACCTCGACCAGGCATCAGCCGCCGGCTCACGCTGGAACATGACCAGCTTCCATGAGGAAGTCACCGCACGCGCCCTCATGGTCAAAACCATCGCTGTCAAAAAGGAGTTCCACTCGCTGGACTTCCAGTCCATGCCCGGCCCCATAAGCTACCAGGACGCCATCCACCTTCTGCTCAACACACCTCTGCCAAGGTAGCGGAGGAAATACTAGCTCTTGATATCTCCGATATCTGCGACTAGTCATGGGAACAAAGCGGTCTTGCCTAAGCGCACGGCTTCAACCGTGCCCGTAAGACTTCCGTTCGTTTCGCGGCTTTAGCCGCTGAGGTACGCTTCTGAGCAAGCGACAAAGCTAACGGCATCGCGAACCACCCTCGCGTCTGCGCGCTGATTTAGCTACTAACTTCGCTTCCTTCAGTATCGCGACAACGCCTACACCAACTCCCGCGCCCGAGCCTTCATCGTCTCCCGTCGCACAGTCAGCTTTTCTATCCGGTCCCGTCGCACCTCAAAGCCCATCCCTGCCACCTGCGGGACCACAATCTCACCCGCGCTGCTTACCGTCACCTCGGGCTCGATGATGTCCTCCGACCAATACCGCTTCGATGCCGATACATCCCCGGGCAGCGTAAAGTTGGGCAGCGACGACAGCGCGATGTTATGCGCCCGCCCAATGCCCGTCTCCAGCATGCCGCCGCACCACACCGGCACGCCTCGCTCTGCCGCGACGTTATGAACCGCAATCGCCTCGCTGAAGCCGCCCACCCGCCCATTCTTGATGTTGATGATCCGGCACGACTCCATATCGATCGCAGCCAGCGCATCCCGGCGATTGCGGATTGACTCGTCTAAACAGATTGAGGTGTCCAGCCGCTTCTGCAGCATCGAGTGAAAATAAAAGTCGTCGTACCACATCGGCTGCTCGATCATCAGCAGGTTGAACGCGTCCCACTCGATGATGTGGTCGAAGTCCTTCATCCGGTAAGCCGAGTTCGCATCGCAGCTCAGCGTAATGTCAGGCCAGCGGTTCCGCACCGCCTCAAACATCTTCGTATCGTGCCCCGGCTTGCACTTCAGCTTGATCCGCTGATACCCCGCCGCAAGCTCCGTCTCAATCTTCTCCATCAGCTTCGGCAGCGAGCTCTGTAATCCGATCGACACGCCGCATGGAATCACCTCGCGAACGCCTCCCAACAGGAAACCCAGGCTCACACCGTTCCGCTGCGATTCCAGGTCCCACACCGCGTTCTCAATGGCCGCCTTGGCCATGCGGTGCCCGCGCACCTGCCCAAAGATGTGCGGACAGTTCCCTCCACCGCGGAGTTTCTCTCCCGCATTCAACAGGCTCGGAACCAATTCGCCTGTCATCACTCCCCAGGCCGTGTCGACGGTCTCGTCGGAGAAGTAAGGGTGCTCGCCCGCGACACACTCGCCCCAGGCCGTGAGTCCCTCAGACTCGATCTCGACCAGTAGGATGCGGCGCGCGTCGGTCACGCCGAAGCTCGTCTCAAACGGATGCGCTAGTGGAAGGTTGATCTCGCGAAGGTGAATGGCATCGATCGTGATCGTCGACATAGTTCCTGTCCTGTTGTTTTCGTGGGGTGAACTGCTTCGGGGAGCGGCAAGCGGCGGCAACAGCTTCGAGATCGACTCAGGTGCGAACTCCATCTATCCTATCGGACATCCACGCCCAGAGTTGTGGACTTTTCCAAATTCCCCAGCAAAAACACGCCGTTCCCCTCGGCATCGCGCTCGTACCCGACAATCGCTAATCCCGTGGCAAACGCGTCCTGCAGGGCGATGCGGTTCGCCGTCTGCACCGCCTCCGCGCGCGGTCGCAGCTCAGCCGCAGCCTTCCATTCGGCAACTTGCTTCGGGACGACCACTCGCTCCAGCGGCTCAACCGTAGCCGCTTCACCACTTAGAACGTTCTCCACCCGCTCCGACCGCAGCCACCACTCCGCATACAGCCGATCGGTCGGCAGCCCGCCCTGCAGCACAGAAGTCGACGCCCCATAAAAATTCGCCTCATACCGCCGCGAGATCGCCCCCAGCTTCGCGATGTTCAGATACGCATTCTTCGTCTCCAGCGGATCGTAAGTCCACTCCATCCTCTCGATACCTCTGGCGATCGCGTCATCCCTCTGCGCCAGCTTCAGTCGGCGTCCAAGCCCCGCGTTGCGATACTCCGGCAGCACCGCCAGCATGTGCGAGTGCAGATAAGCCGTCCCCTCGCGATAAGCCGGCAGCGCCATCGCGAATCCGATCATCTTCCCATCGCCAGCGAATGCACCCACCACCTGGCCGCCGATCTTCATCGCCAGCAGAAACATCCTCCGCGGCACGATATCGCTATCTTCATACCCCCAAACAGCACCCTGGATATCGACGCACTGTTGAAACTCCTCCAGCCCCGCCGCCATTCGGATCAAGACATCGCCGTTCGGACCTTCCATCGGACTCTCTTACCCCTATTCTAGAAAATCGTCATCTCGACCGGAGCCGCGCAGCCTTATCGCGCGGCGCAGTGGAGAGACCCCCGCATTTTGTCTTTCATTCTTGGCATGATTTCCAGGCTGTCCTTGGGCCCCATACCCTTGTCATCCTTCGACGAAGTCGGAGGATCCGCTTTCTTCTCCATTACCGATCCCTATCGTCTGCGAAGGAGCCCCTTGCCTCTTTGCCTTCACCCAAAACGCTTCCAGCTCCACCGCACTCTTCCCACGCAGCCCGTCCTCTCCCGCCTCCGCTTCCATCCCCGCAAATCGCCGCCGAAACTTCGCATTCGCCCCACGCAGCGCCGCATCCGGATCGACCTTCAAATGCCGCGCCAAATTCACTGCCGTAAACAGGAGATCGCCAAGCTCCGCTTCCATTAACTCGCGCGAGCCGGTTGCAACCTCAGCCTTCAACTCTTCAATCTCTTCATCGAGCTTCTCGAACAACTCTGTCGCCCGCCCATCCGCGTTCGGCCAGTCGAAGCCCACCTTAGCCGCTTTCGACCCCAGCTTTCCCGCCTCCAGCAGCGGCGGCATAGCGCGAGGCACCTCATCCAGCAGCGAAGCTGCTTTCATTCCAGCCGCCTTCTTCTCCTCCAGCTTGATCTGTTCCCAGTTCCGCAGCACCGCATCCGCGTCGGTCGCCGTGACACCTCCCCCCGTCTCTCGGGAAAAGATATGCGGATGTCGCCGGATCAACTTCGCGTTCAGGTTCGCCGCAACATCATGGATATCGAAGTACCCAGCCTCCGCTGCCATCTGCGAATAAAACAGCACCTGCAGCAACAGATCGCCCAGTTCATCTTTCAAATCCGGCCATGCCCGGCGCTCGATCGCGTCGAAGACCTCGTAGGTCTCCTCCAGCGTATGCCGCTTAATGCTGTCGAAGGTCTGCTCACGGTCCCAAGGACACCCATCCGGCCCCCGCAGACGCGCCATGATCGCAACAGCTTCAGCAAACGCATCTTCTCTTTCTTCCATCGCCCCCAAGCAGCAAGCCCTCCCCAGCTACGAAAAGCCTACAGCATCTTCACCACCCATCCCGACCCGCTGCCGTATCACTCGCCTCCACGGCCGTCATTCTGAGCGAAGCGAAGAATCCCCGCATTTATAGTTGTCAGTTTTCAGTAAACCTCCGTCATCCTGAGCGAAGCTTCTTGCAGCCTCACCGCAAGAAGAGCACTCGAAGGACCCCGAGCGATCCCACATCACCCAAACCCCTGAAACCTTTCAGCCACAAGAATCCCATGCCACAATAAAACAGCGATGCCCCCGACCACCCAATCCGGAACGCCCCGCGCCTGGAAGTTTCTTCTACTCCTACCCTATTTAGGCCTCTGCTTCCCTCAGCTCTACACCCGCTCCATCCCAGCGCTCTTCGGCTTCCCATTCTTCTACTGGTACCAATTCCTTTGGGTCATCCTCACCTCAGCCATCCTGGCCGTCTACTACCTCCTCACCCGCCGCAGCACTACACCCTGAACCATACCGTTAAAGAGGCTAACGGAACCCTATACAAGCGGTTCCGTCGCGGTGGGAGGGAAAGCGGATCCGGAGGTTTCCCGATTCGCCCCGTAAGCGGGTTGGTCGTGCGGAGGTAAGGCGAGGTTTGGTAATGCAGCTTGTTGGCGGCGTTTTATTGCCCACCGCTCGGAACTGTAGAACTTGACGGCTGAGATTGCTGGCCCATATTGCTCATCAACTTCACTTCAACTCTGCGATTCTTAGCGCGCCCCGTAGCTGTCTTATCGGATGCAACCTGCTGATCTTTACCAATGCCGATCAGATAAAACTTGTGCGGAGGAACGTTGTATTGAGTCGCTAAGTAATTAACTACAGCATCCGCGCGGCGTTGGCTGAGCTGATAGTTGTATTGAGCGTCCCCAGTAGAGTCAGTTCCGCCCGTAACTTCCAGCAAATAGCCCTTTGTGCTATTCAAATTGGCCGCAAAGTCATCCAACTGCTTCTTATCCGCCGCCGTAAGCACAGCCTTGTCGAAGGCGAACGTGACACTCACATCCGAGACCGGTTTGTAGTTATCCAGGTTCGCAACCACGCCGCTCAGAGTGTCCACGCGGTTGTAAGCATCCTGCGCATTCTGTCCAGCGGCGTTCGCGGCTTCGCCAGCAGCATTGGCGTGCTGATTCGCTGCGTCCGCCGAAGCCTGTGCGCCAGCGATTCCCTTTTGGGCCCGGTCATCCGTGTCGCCAATCGCCCGGTGGTCCGCCGCCGTCTTTGCATCCAGCTCGTTCGTCTGCTGAACCAGAGGGCCAGTCTGTGCCTTCACGTAGTTCTTCGAAGCGCATCCGGTCACGCCTAAGCCCATCGCCAGAACTCCGGCGGCAAAGATCCCCGCCGTATACATCGTGCGCGATGCTGACTGCACCCGCACCCTACCAGAAGCGTAAGTTTTCATAGTCGTTCTCCACGTTCGGTATTACTTCTCTTTAGATGCAAACCTCCATCCGTCGTTGGCTAGATCAACTAAGCCGCTTCTAATCAGACCTTTGCCAATCTTTCGCAAAATCCCCCAACTTCCGCCCCAACATCGCAAAGCATTTTTTCCCCACAAACCAGTCAATTTTTCCCAACAACTTTTTCCGAGCGACAAATCCCTCACCCACCGGCCTGATCCACGCGAAGGTGAAACAGAAGCCCGCTATCCTCCGCAAACCCGCCTTTCCCTTATCCCTTCTCCCTCGCCGCCTACACCCTGCACCCTACCCCCTGTCTTCCATCTACACTTGAATCAGCCCCAAATGGATCTCCTTGCCAAAATCCGCACAATCCCCACCCTCCCCGGCTGCTACCTCTACAAGAACGCCGAAGGCGAGGTCATCTACGTCGGCAAGGCCAAGAACCTTCGCGCGCGCGTCCGCTCCTACTTCCTCGAAGCGAACCAGATGAACGCCAAGACCGGCTCGCTGATGCGCGAGGCCGTCGACGTCGAATACATCACCGTAGACAACGAGCGCGAGGCCCTCGCCCTCGAAAACAACCTCATCAAGCAGCGCAAGCCACGCTTCAACATCCTGCTGCGCGACGACAAGACCTACCCCTACATCAAGCTCACCCTCAACGAGCGCTTCCCCAAAGTCTTCGTCACCCGACGCCTGCGCAAGGACGGCAGCGCCTACTTCGGGCCTTACTTCCCTGGCAACCTCGCCTACAGGCTGGTCGACCTCATCCACCGCAGCTTCCTCATCCCCAGCTGCAAGATCGACCTGAACCGCTACCACCCCCGCGCCTGCCTGCAGTTCTACATCAAGCGCTGCCTCGGCCCCTGCGTCGAAGGCTTCGTCACCCCCGAGGCCTACAAAGAGACCGTCCGCGACGTCCAGCTCTTCCTCGAAGGCCGCACCGAAGAGCTCGAGCGCAAACTCACCTCCCGCATGTCCGCCGCCGCCGAAGCCGAGCACTTCGAACTGGCCGCCCGCCTCCGCGACCAGGTCGTCACCGTCCACCAGATGCAGGACAAGCAGCGCATCGCCACCGCCGACAACGAAGACGCCGACGTCTTCGGCTTCCACTTCGAGAACCAGATGCTCGCCGTCAACCTCTTCCACATGCGTGGCGGCAAGATCGTCGACCGCCGCGAGTTCTTCTGGGAAGACCTCCCCGAGATGAACGCCTTCTTCGGCGAATCCCTCAACGAAGACCCCGACGCCGATAGTTCTACAGACGAAACCCAACATCAACTCCGTCATCCTGAGCGGAGTTCGTCGCGCTCTTTGCGACGAACGGAGTCGAAGGACCCCGATACCCTCTCCCAGCCTGAGCCGCTCGAATCTTTCTCCCAGGAAAGCCAGTCCTCTCAAGCAGAACCCAACCCCACCCAGTCCGCCCCCGAGATCACCGAAGCCCCCCCCATCCTCCAGCACACCCCCATCGAAGAACCCG
Coding sequences within it:
- a CDS encoding DUF3311 domain-containing protein, with amino-acid sequence MPPTTQSGTPRAWKFLLLLPYLGLCFPQLYTRSIPALFGFPFFYWYQFLWVILTSAILAVYYLLTRRSTTP
- a CDS encoding OmpA family protein codes for the protein MKTYASGRVRVQSASRTMYTAGIFAAGVLAMGLGVTGCASKNYVKAQTGPLVQQTNELDAKTAADHRAIGDTDDRAQKGIAGAQASADAANQHANAAGEAANAAGQNAQDAYNRVDTLSGVVANLDNYKPVSDVSVTFAFDKAVLTAADKKQLDDFAANLNSTKGYLLEVTGGTDSTGDAQYNYQLSQRRADAVVNYLATQYNVPPHKFYLIGIGKDQQVASDKTATGRAKNRRVEVKLMSNMGQQSQPSSSTVPSGGQ
- the uvrC gene encoding excinuclease ABC subunit UvrC encodes the protein MDLLAKIRTIPTLPGCYLYKNAEGEVIYVGKAKNLRARVRSYFLEANQMNAKTGSLMREAVDVEYITVDNEREALALENNLIKQRKPRFNILLRDDKTYPYIKLTLNERFPKVFVTRRLRKDGSAYFGPYFPGNLAYRLVDLIHRSFLIPSCKIDLNRYHPRACLQFYIKRCLGPCVEGFVTPEAYKETVRDVQLFLEGRTEELERKLTSRMSAAAEAEHFELAARLRDQVVTVHQMQDKQRIATADNEDADVFGFHFENQMLAVNLFHMRGGKIVDRREFFWEDLPEMNAFFGESLNEDPDADSSTDETQHQLRHPERSSSRSLRRTESKDPDTLSQPEPLESFSQESQSSQAEPNPTQSAPEITEAPPILQHTPIEEPGQSFSPSAFFSALLKQLYLDQSYIPRSILLPVDFPDRAILTDVLSEKVGHRIEIAAPRRGDKRSLVDLVGQNARQSYDQRFRVLQPNQKAIQQALQDALTLEELPKRIECFDISHIQGAETVASMVVWEDGTMKKSDYRKFQVKTVSGVDDFASMREIIHRRYKRLLDDKKDFPSLILIDGGLGQLHAAADALAEIGVTLQPLASIAKKEEIIYVYGQENDPVVLDRRSPVLHLVQKIRDESHRFAVTYHRKRRQIRDRETELDAIPGVGPRTRQRLVQHFGSVRGIKQATHDALTAVVSPSIATKIKSHFAEEAPTEVLATLVQIS